The following proteins come from a genomic window of Alicyclobacillus dauci:
- a CDS encoding ornithine cyclodeaminase family protein has translation MSELVCLSQENLLELITLPVAIKAVQDAYIAHVNGNGLIYPVVREPLDKTSVFGIKSGYLVSKKILGLKAAGFWGNNRSRGEESHQATILIVDPDSGKPRAFLDGNYITTIRTAAAGALGIELFAAKDITKLAVIGTGHQGIAQTKAALHVRPGIQEIRCYSRSGNVQNFIDAFSQQVTVKTFGSPDEAIKDAEVVITTTASTEPLVALEALQPGVHVNAIGSDTAGKSELHESVLHAARVFVDDETQSRSIGELQGLPTVEAVPIGKVLTGELPGRQSNEQITVFDSTGIALQDLTTAAVALELAKQQNIGARLSW, from the coding sequence ATGAGCGAGCTTGTATGTTTAAGCCAAGAAAATCTTCTTGAACTAATCACGCTACCGGTCGCGATAAAAGCTGTGCAAGACGCGTACATTGCGCACGTAAACGGTAACGGCCTGATTTACCCTGTTGTACGCGAGCCACTAGACAAAACATCAGTGTTTGGAATCAAATCTGGGTACCTTGTCAGCAAAAAAATATTGGGCTTAAAGGCTGCCGGTTTTTGGGGCAACAATCGCAGCCGTGGGGAAGAATCGCATCAAGCGACCATTTTGATCGTCGACCCAGATTCCGGAAAACCGCGGGCCTTCCTCGATGGAAATTACATCACGACCATTCGTACAGCAGCGGCGGGTGCCCTAGGCATCGAATTGTTCGCCGCCAAGGATATAACCAAACTGGCGGTCATCGGAACCGGACATCAAGGCATTGCGCAGACGAAGGCGGCATTACATGTCCGGCCGGGAATTCAGGAAATTCGTTGTTACAGCCGATCCGGCAATGTACAAAACTTCATCGATGCGTTTAGTCAGCAGGTCACCGTAAAGACATTCGGGAGCCCAGACGAGGCAATCAAAGACGCCGAGGTTGTCATCACGACAACAGCTTCCACTGAACCGCTGGTTGCATTGGAGGCACTACAACCGGGAGTCCATGTCAACGCAATTGGTTCGGATACCGCAGGAAAGTCCGAGTTGCACGAATCTGTTCTGCATGCCGCGCGTGTATTCGTTGACGATGAGACGCAATCGCGATCGATTGGCGAGTTACAAGGACTGCCAACAGTCGAAGCCGTTCCGATTGGCAAGGTACTTACTGGAGAGTTGCCAGGACGGCAATCAAACGAGCAGATCACCGTATTCGACTCCACGGGAATTGCTTTACAGGATCTGACCACGGCGGCAGTCGCACTGGAACTGGCCAAGCAGCAAAATATCGGTGCCCGGTTAAGTTGGTAA
- the hisB gene encoding imidazoleglycerol-phosphate dehydratase HisB — protein sequence MADEQRNNQQTDRSQGQNPDGPTFQSTVTRETGETGIHLELNLHGTGQTKLDFPVPFLRHMLHLFAVHGQFDLTVEADGDIDVDDHHLVEDIGLCLGKAISQALGNKVGIRRYGERHTPMDETLARCVLDLSGRPAFRLLASFTNERIGSFPTELVSEFFKSVANEGRMALHLAILYGENNHHMVEGLFKAMGAALRQSVELSGGGVPSSKGVLE from the coding sequence GTGGCTGATGAGCAGCGCAACAACCAACAAACGGACCGGAGTCAAGGACAGAATCCAGATGGCCCAACATTTCAATCGACGGTCACGCGGGAAACGGGTGAAACGGGTATTCACCTAGAGTTGAACCTACACGGTACGGGGCAAACAAAGCTCGACTTCCCAGTGCCATTTTTGCGCCACATGCTGCACCTGTTCGCTGTCCACGGCCAGTTCGATCTCACTGTGGAAGCGGACGGAGACATCGACGTTGACGATCACCACCTCGTCGAAGACATCGGCCTCTGCCTGGGGAAGGCCATTTCTCAGGCTCTCGGCAACAAGGTCGGGATTCGCCGCTACGGAGAACGGCACACACCCATGGACGAGACCCTCGCACGCTGCGTGCTCGATCTGTCGGGGCGGCCGGCATTCAGGCTGTTGGCGTCGTTTACAAATGAGCGCATTGGATCGTTCCCGACGGAACTCGTATCCGAGTTCTTTAAATCCGTGGCAAACGAAGGCAGAATGGCGCTTCATTTAGCCATCTTGTACGGCGAGAACAATCACCATATGGTGGAAGGCCTGTTCAAAGCCATGGGTGCGGCCTTGCGGCAGTCAGTCGAACTGTCTGGTGGCGGGGTGCCGAGCAGTAAGGGGGTTCTGGAGTGA
- a CDS encoding anti-sigma factor family protein, which produces MTCFDVENAMTDYVLGGLDEDRAALVTEHIQRCPSCCAWYQDVLASSKFLEQETFDPVIDITANVMSRIAEIDSPKTIIIPVTKHSTQRRWRQMMVAHYAIAASLTLMVFGLDGFQRMDARVLTWTGMLSHGLQGLMAWATHM; this is translated from the coding sequence ATGACGTGTTTTGATGTCGAAAATGCCATGACTGACTATGTTTTAGGTGGATTGGATGAAGACAGGGCAGCACTGGTGACCGAACACATTCAAAGATGTCCGTCATGCTGTGCGTGGTATCAGGATGTTCTTGCCTCAAGCAAGTTTCTGGAACAGGAAACGTTCGATCCGGTAATTGATATCACCGCAAACGTCATGTCGCGTATCGCTGAGATAGATTCACCGAAGACGATCATCATTCCCGTGACGAAGCACAGTACACAACGTAGATGGCGACAGATGATGGTTGCCCACTATGCCATCGCTGCATCCTTGACTTTGATGGTATTTGGATTGGATGGATTTCAGAGGATGGATGCGCGTGTTTTAACGTGGACCGGAATGCTTTCTCACGGACTTCAAGGTCTCATGGCCTGGGCGACCCATATGTAA
- a CDS encoding ATP phosphoribosyltransferase regulatory subunit, with product MGVNIVPSFADRPMGMQDGYPDFAKRRRHIESGLIDFFDKAGYELVSSGAFEYVETLLRARPVEAARDWVQLFDGGGNTIALRPEMTPSIARMAAPLVSVGKLPIRWCYAERVYRRTNDPASLSWASGKAAESTQVGIELIGEAGHQSDADMLALCHEAALAIGLSDTQIVVSHARFVPALLRALGIAEDGIPRLLNCLTSGDYVAFTSLLPLSISIDVLSVLQQLTPFSSTGLDGIIPESAWLDEAARGEVLHAWQTLRTLAIAVEERGLTDYLTFDLTLHRDITYYTGLVFEMFAPGVGAPIAQGGRYDDLLEQFGASAPAIGLAFEVERVMAVLRAATHETDDEGGTGAC from the coding sequence GTGGGTGTAAATATCGTACCGAGTTTCGCAGATAGACCGATGGGTATGCAGGATGGTTATCCCGATTTTGCGAAGCGTCGGAGACATATTGAGTCGGGGCTGATCGATTTTTTTGATAAAGCCGGGTATGAACTCGTCTCCAGCGGCGCCTTTGAGTATGTTGAGACCTTGCTTCGGGCTCGTCCCGTCGAGGCAGCGAGAGACTGGGTGCAGTTGTTTGATGGTGGTGGAAATACCATTGCACTCCGGCCGGAGATGACGCCGTCGATTGCTCGCATGGCCGCACCGCTCGTGTCTGTAGGGAAACTGCCCATTCGCTGGTGCTATGCGGAGCGTGTCTATCGTCGCACGAATGATCCCGCGTCGCTGTCCTGGGCCAGTGGGAAGGCGGCGGAGTCGACACAGGTTGGCATCGAACTCATCGGCGAAGCAGGTCATCAGTCGGACGCCGACATGTTGGCATTGTGCCACGAGGCAGCTTTGGCCATTGGACTGTCGGATACGCAGATAGTCGTCAGTCATGCCAGATTTGTACCGGCCCTGCTTCGCGCGCTTGGTATTGCAGAAGACGGTATCCCGCGCTTGCTGAATTGTCTCACCAGTGGGGATTACGTGGCATTTACGAGTTTGCTCCCGCTGTCCATATCGATTGACGTGCTCAGTGTCCTTCAGCAACTGACACCGTTCTCGTCTACTGGATTAGACGGGATTATTCCGGAGTCGGCGTGGTTGGACGAAGCGGCACGGGGCGAAGTGCTCCATGCGTGGCAAACGCTTCGCACGTTGGCTATCGCCGTGGAGGAAAGAGGACTGACAGATTACCTCACGTTCGATCTCACTCTTCACCGGGACATCACCTATTACACGGGATTGGTGTTTGAAATGTTTGCACCTGGTGTCGGAGCGCCCATCGCACAAGGTGGACGTTACGACGATTTGTTGGAGCAGTTCGGTGCGTCCGCACCGGCCATTGGACTTGCATTTGAGGTCGAACGAGTGATGGCCGTCTTGCGGGCCGCTACGCATGAAACGGATGACGAGGGAGGGACGGGAGCATGTTGA
- the hisG gene encoding ATP phosphoribosyltransferase: MLTIALAKGRTVDDLLPMWRDAGIPLPPDMDDSRALVFEVDSPFGTVLRYLLAKPADVPTYVSYGVADLGVVGKDVLLEQQKEMYELLDLQVAKCRLCVAGLPADKTRRPERVATKYPKLADAYFRGQGQSIEIVPLSGSIELASVIGLTDRIFDLVQTGSTLKANGLEVFDSVHDISARLVANRSSYRMKHRWIVEMTERLKRVIPGGRRHRI; this comes from the coding sequence ATGTTGACCATTGCCCTTGCCAAGGGGCGTACCGTGGATGATCTCTTGCCCATGTGGCGTGATGCAGGTATCCCGTTGCCGCCGGACATGGATGACAGTCGAGCGTTGGTCTTTGAAGTGGACTCACCATTTGGTACAGTCCTTCGCTACTTACTGGCTAAGCCTGCTGATGTTCCGACGTACGTGAGTTACGGTGTCGCAGATCTCGGTGTGGTGGGGAAGGATGTTTTACTTGAACAGCAGAAGGAAATGTACGAATTGCTCGATCTCCAAGTCGCCAAATGCCGCTTGTGCGTAGCCGGACTGCCAGCGGATAAGACGCGTCGGCCTGAACGCGTGGCAACCAAGTATCCGAAGTTGGCAGACGCATACTTTCGGGGTCAGGGACAGTCGATTGAGATCGTGCCATTGTCGGGGTCGATTGAATTGGCGAGTGTGATTGGGCTAACGGATCGGATTTTTGATTTGGTTCAGACGGGATCGACACTCAAGGCGAACGGGCTGGAAGTGTTCGACTCCGTTCACGATATCTCGGCTCGGCTGGTGGCCAACCGGTCAAGCTACCGCATGAAACATCGGTGGATCGTTGAAATGACCGAGCGGTTGAAGCGAGTTATCCCGGGGGGAAGGCGGCACAGAATATGA
- a CDS encoding DUF4097 family beta strand repeat-containing protein, with product MSVGVAGVSRLNIQWGLQNFTGTQLVHAFAGPEQQVPFDESHSVADGIRVVHIMIPNGKVTVTGGATGTVHDTGTFYAKTSDASSAKKMWQENWSVSTSGDTMTLALKRPSDQNWMASAGMYMTVNISMPKSLHAVIDTTNAQIQVDSIENGVEANATNGDVKISDVKGSVQVITTNGVCQVNHAMGPLDAQTTNGLITVKEVSGSVQLHTTNGKISLDSSTVGGNWTIATTNGPIDVGLPTSADLSLQASTDNGGFNGNVAWQKQGKHHATCVLGDGRFQGVFSTTNGPISVSTNS from the coding sequence GTGAGTGTGGGTGTTGCGGGGGTCTCGCGACTGAACATTCAGTGGGGGTTGCAAAATTTTACAGGAACACAGTTGGTTCATGCCTTTGCTGGTCCGGAACAACAAGTTCCATTCGATGAGAGCCATTCCGTAGCGGACGGTATCCGAGTCGTGCACATCATGATCCCGAACGGGAAAGTGACGGTCACGGGCGGGGCAACGGGGACCGTCCACGACACAGGTACGTTTTATGCGAAAACAAGTGATGCGTCGTCAGCCAAGAAGATGTGGCAAGAGAACTGGTCTGTGTCTACCAGTGGTGACACGATGACGCTGGCATTAAAAAGGCCATCAGATCAGAATTGGATGGCGTCTGCCGGTATGTATATGACCGTAAACATCAGCATGCCCAAATCACTACATGCGGTTATCGACACGACGAACGCACAGATCCAGGTCGATTCTATTGAAAATGGAGTCGAGGCCAACGCCACGAACGGTGACGTCAAGATCTCGGATGTGAAGGGAAGCGTACAGGTTATTACGACGAATGGCGTCTGTCAGGTCAACCACGCAATGGGTCCTTTGGATGCACAGACGACAAACGGGCTCATCACTGTCAAAGAGGTGTCGGGGTCGGTTCAACTACACACGACCAACGGGAAAATCAGCCTAGACTCTTCTACTGTGGGCGGCAATTGGACCATCGCTACGACAAACGGTCCCATCGACGTGGGGCTCCCGACGAGTGCTGACCTATCGCTGCAAGCCTCGACCGACAATGGCGGCTTCAACGGGAACGTTGCGTGGCAGAAACAAGGGAAACATCACGCTACCTGTGTATTGGGTGATGGCCGTTTCCAAGGGGTATTCAGCACCACCAACGGTCCGATCTCAGTATCTACGAATTCATAA
- the hisF gene encoding imidazole glycerol phosphate synthase subunit HisF, protein MLTKRIVPCFDVLDGRVVKHVGFLNDRRDAGNPVELAKLYCEQGADELVLLDISASEEGRVATRRVVEQVAAQTNIPLTVGGGVSSVDDVGDLLLAGADKVSINTGAVRNPTLVKEAAHRFGEQCIVVAIDANLNETMGEYEVMVKGGKVGTGTDVIEWARRVEKLGAGEILLTSFRQDGTRDGFDIQLTKSVASAVNIPVIASGGAGKKEHFYDVLTDGQADAALAASVFHFAETGIREVKAHCRGRGVPIRWTYQ, encoded by the coding sequence ATGCTGACGAAGCGCATTGTTCCTTGTTTTGACGTTTTGGATGGTCGAGTCGTCAAGCATGTTGGATTTTTAAACGACAGGCGGGACGCCGGAAACCCGGTGGAACTCGCCAAACTGTACTGCGAACAAGGAGCCGACGAACTAGTCCTGCTCGACATTTCCGCGTCCGAAGAAGGCCGCGTTGCCACAAGGCGTGTTGTTGAGCAGGTGGCGGCACAGACGAACATCCCCCTCACCGTCGGTGGCGGCGTGTCGTCCGTGGACGACGTGGGTGACTTGCTTCTCGCAGGGGCCGATAAGGTCTCCATCAACACGGGTGCAGTACGCAACCCAACACTGGTCAAAGAAGCTGCACACCGATTCGGGGAGCAGTGTATTGTCGTCGCTATCGACGCCAATTTGAACGAGACGATGGGCGAATACGAGGTCATGGTTAAAGGCGGCAAAGTTGGGACGGGGACGGACGTTATCGAATGGGCTCGCCGCGTCGAGAAGCTCGGCGCAGGTGAGATTCTTTTGACGAGTTTTCGTCAGGATGGCACGCGAGACGGATTCGACATCCAGCTGACCAAGTCGGTCGCTTCGGCGGTCAACATTCCGGTCATTGCCAGTGGTGGTGCAGGGAAAAAGGAACACTTCTACGATGTACTGACGGACGGCCAAGCGGATGCGGCGCTCGCTGCGAGCGTCTTCCATTTCGCGGAGACGGGCATCCGCGAAGTGAAGGCGCATTGCCGAGGGCGGGGGGTACCCATTCGATGGACATACCAATGA
- a CDS encoding RNA polymerase sigma factor, with product MLHDDERTVGMRLAEERLFIKQVQEGQQEAYAQLVTRHQQMIYRVCFQLCKNHTVAEDLTQDTFLKAYESIHQFRGDASFSTWLYQIATRLCLNWRRRQGIERQRAASEAEVTLSNMPSHGSVEHDVIDRFQQQAIHSLVQSLNHPYQEVVELFYFQGWSYEEIAQSLGISVKTVESRLYRARNILREQGGVLI from the coding sequence ATGCTGCACGATGATGAACGCACGGTTGGCATGCGATTGGCTGAGGAGCGCCTGTTTATCAAACAGGTACAAGAAGGCCAGCAAGAGGCGTATGCACAACTGGTCACGAGACACCAGCAGATGATCTACCGTGTCTGTTTTCAGTTATGCAAGAATCACACCGTTGCCGAAGATTTAACGCAGGACACATTCTTAAAAGCCTACGAATCTATTCATCAGTTCCGTGGGGATGCTTCCTTCTCGACGTGGTTGTATCAAATTGCAACTCGGCTCTGTCTCAACTGGCGTCGCAGGCAGGGCATTGAACGACAGCGTGCAGCATCGGAAGCCGAAGTCACACTTAGCAACATGCCATCCCATGGGTCCGTGGAGCACGACGTGATCGACCGATTTCAACAGCAAGCCATTCATAGTCTTGTTCAAAGCCTGAACCATCCGTATCAAGAAGTCGTGGAACTATTTTACTTTCAGGGGTGGTCATACGAGGAGATAGCGCAAAGCCTTGGCATTTCCGTCAAGACTGTTGAATCAAGGCTCTATCGTGCACGAAATATACTCCGCGAGCAGGGAGGTGTCCTGATATGA
- the hisH gene encoding imidazole glycerol phosphate synthase subunit HisH, with translation MIAILDSGVSNLSSVRNGFLRAETETVVVRGADDWERITREAPDSISGVILPGVGAYGDAMFHLRAVGLNSVIRQIAREGRPLLGICLGMQLLFTSSFEHGRNMGIGLLPGDVVRFGGGVKVPHMGWNSLDKVDSSHPLLAGVSVGDYVYFVHSYHVDPGTHDYVLASSTYGGVEVPAVVGRRNVMGAQFHPEKSGEVGEQILRNFVRLSAKWQAGEEMAL, from the coding sequence GTGATCGCGATATTGGATTCGGGAGTCAGCAATTTGTCGAGCGTTCGAAATGGCTTCTTGCGCGCAGAAACGGAGACAGTTGTCGTGCGCGGGGCGGACGATTGGGAGCGGATCACAAGAGAAGCGCCCGACAGTATATCCGGCGTCATTCTGCCGGGTGTCGGCGCCTACGGGGATGCCATGTTCCATCTGCGCGCCGTCGGGCTTAACTCGGTGATTCGCCAAATTGCTCGCGAGGGCAGGCCGTTGCTCGGCATCTGCCTCGGCATGCAACTCCTCTTTACTTCCAGTTTTGAACACGGTCGGAACATGGGTATTGGACTCTTACCTGGCGATGTCGTGCGATTTGGCGGCGGCGTGAAAGTGCCGCATATGGGGTGGAATTCGCTCGACAAAGTCGACTCCAGTCATCCCCTGCTGGCGGGCGTGTCGGTTGGCGACTACGTCTATTTCGTCCACTCGTATCACGTGGATCCAGGTACGCATGACTACGTTCTCGCTTCGTCGACGTACGGTGGTGTCGAAGTTCCAGCCGTCGTAGGTCGCCGCAACGTTATGGGTGCACAGTTCCACCCGGAGAAGAGTGGCGAAGTGGGCGAGCAGATTCTTCGCAACTTTGTCCGACTGTCTGCGAAGTGGCAGGCGGGAGAGGAGATGGCTTTGTGA
- the hisA gene encoding 1-(5-phosphoribosyl)-5-[(5-phosphoribosylamino)methylideneamino]imidazole-4-carboxamide isomerase, translated as MTAARFVLYPAIDILGGRCVRLFKGDYAAKTEYSEDPVAVARQWCESGATFLHVVDLDGAKQGQSVNRDVIEGIVEAAKSYGAQVEVGGGIRTSDAIEDWLACGVARVVIGTASRNVEQMAVWVSEFGADRLVAGLDGRDGKLAVDGWIEQTDTPILELAKALYEAGVRHALVTDVERDGTLSGANLDLAASVEGIGLHAIASGGIRDEEDVIAAMQRGISGAVAGKSLYAGKLDLKRVLTRLAEGERTC; from the coding sequence GTGACTGCAGCAAGATTTGTACTTTACCCGGCCATCGACATTCTCGGCGGGCGGTGCGTGCGGCTATTCAAGGGTGACTACGCGGCAAAAACAGAGTATAGCGAGGATCCAGTTGCCGTGGCGCGGCAGTGGTGTGAGAGTGGTGCAACGTTTCTGCACGTTGTCGATCTCGACGGCGCCAAGCAAGGCCAAAGCGTCAACCGCGACGTTATCGAGGGCATCGTGGAAGCAGCGAAGTCGTACGGTGCACAGGTGGAAGTAGGTGGCGGCATTCGCACGAGCGACGCCATCGAAGATTGGTTGGCGTGCGGTGTGGCGCGCGTCGTGATCGGAACGGCATCGCGAAATGTCGAGCAAATGGCTGTATGGGTGTCGGAGTTTGGGGCGGATCGCTTGGTGGCGGGACTGGACGGCCGTGACGGAAAGTTGGCGGTGGATGGGTGGATCGAACAGACGGACACACCCATCTTGGAGTTGGCTAAGGCCTTGTACGAAGCCGGCGTTCGTCACGCGCTGGTGACCGACGTCGAACGGGACGGCACGCTTTCGGGAGCCAACTTGGACCTCGCCGCGTCGGTCGAAGGCATCGGTCTACACGCGATTGCATCGGGCGGCATCCGCGATGAGGAGGACGTCATCGCGGCCATGCAACGGGGAATCAGCGGCGCAGTTGCGGGCAAGTCACTGTACGCTGGCAAGCTTGATTTAAAGCGCGTCTTGACGCGTCTTGCTGAGGGGGAACGCACATGCTGA
- a CDS encoding helix-turn-helix transcriptional regulator, translating into MSQQPDAHDLIQKFVPIAEAVAETFGTRCEVVLHDLTQPQSSVVYTKNGHVTGRHIGQSFRHLVQQVLRSKKFKNDHVSGYKTTTSDGRTVKSTTALIRDHEGVAIGAFCINFDVHSLLQSQGVIHELVAMDEPEEEQGEREIVDNVWTVVTDLIHHAVNESAVPVDQMSKVDKMRVVSFLDSKGLFLIKGAIDEVARILDLSKVTVYGYLEALKTASTEP; encoded by the coding sequence ATGAGTCAGCAACCAGATGCACATGACTTGATTCAAAAGTTTGTCCCAATTGCCGAAGCGGTAGCCGAAACGTTCGGCACGAGGTGTGAGGTCGTCCTACACGATTTAACCCAACCTCAATCCTCTGTCGTATACACCAAGAACGGGCATGTTACGGGACGACATATTGGACAGTCTTTTCGCCATCTGGTGCAACAAGTATTGAGATCGAAAAAGTTTAAGAACGATCACGTTAGCGGGTACAAGACAACGACTTCTGACGGGCGGACTGTCAAGTCGACCACGGCACTGATTCGAGATCACGAAGGTGTCGCCATCGGTGCGTTTTGTATCAACTTCGACGTGCACAGCCTACTGCAATCTCAAGGCGTCATTCATGAGTTGGTCGCCATGGATGAACCGGAGGAGGAGCAAGGCGAACGGGAGATTGTGGACAATGTCTGGACCGTCGTCACGGACCTAATCCACCACGCGGTCAACGAATCCGCCGTCCCGGTTGACCAGATGAGTAAGGTAGACAAGATGAGAGTGGTATCGTTCCTGGACTCCAAGGGTTTGTTTCTGATCAAAGGGGCAATCGATGAAGTTGCACGCATTCTAGACCTATCCAAAGTAACCGTATACGGGTATCTGGAAGCATTAAAAACAGCGTCGACTGAACCGTAA
- the hisD gene encoding histidinol dehydrogenase, with protein MRIVELEEFEWQRTPSTALDAAVRVDEIIRDVRQRGDAALRHWTTTLDGVASANDEAFSFRVPTGELEAAYHALSTETREALQAAADRIRTFHEAQWPEDFTLYGDHGEQLGMVWRALRRVGVYAPGGRGAYPSTVLMDVIPAQVAGVRSIALMSPPGPDGLPHQDVLAAAYLLGVDEVYRVGGAQAIAALAYGTPSIPKVDKIVGPGNLYVALSKKQVMGDVGIDSIAGPSEVFIVADENADARFVAADMLAQAEHDVEAGALCVSNSRALLQAVAVELEAQLATLPRREIAAEALNRWGALVKVDRLEDAIQLLNRVAPEHVEVLADEPERFLPDIQFAGAVFLGGYTPEPVGDYYAGSNHVLPTHGSARYASGLGVHDFLRRMSVVAYSADTLRAHTDHIVTLARAESLEAHARAVLVRREADNRG; from the coding sequence ATGCGAATCGTTGAACTAGAGGAATTTGAGTGGCAGCGGACACCATCAACAGCACTTGATGCGGCTGTCCGTGTGGATGAAATCATTCGGGACGTACGTCAGCGGGGTGATGCCGCGTTGAGGCACTGGACGACAACGCTCGATGGGGTTGCGTCGGCGAACGACGAAGCTTTCTCGTTTCGCGTCCCAACTGGTGAACTGGAGGCGGCGTACCACGCGCTGTCGACGGAGACCCGGGAGGCCTTACAGGCGGCGGCGGATCGGATTCGGACGTTCCATGAAGCCCAGTGGCCGGAGGACTTTACACTTTATGGCGATCACGGCGAACAACTCGGCATGGTGTGGCGGGCCTTACGACGTGTTGGCGTCTATGCGCCTGGGGGCCGCGGTGCGTATCCGTCAACGGTGTTGATGGACGTCATTCCCGCTCAAGTCGCCGGCGTTCGTTCCATTGCTTTGATGTCACCGCCAGGGCCGGACGGGTTGCCCCATCAAGATGTCCTGGCCGCGGCGTATTTGCTCGGCGTCGACGAGGTGTATCGTGTGGGCGGTGCGCAGGCCATCGCGGCACTCGCATACGGGACACCATCGATTCCGAAGGTGGACAAGATTGTCGGTCCGGGAAATTTGTATGTCGCCTTGTCCAAGAAGCAGGTCATGGGGGACGTTGGCATCGACAGCATTGCGGGCCCGAGTGAAGTGTTCATCGTGGCCGACGAGAATGCGGACGCTCGTTTCGTCGCAGCTGACATGTTGGCGCAGGCGGAACACGATGTCGAAGCTGGAGCACTTTGCGTCAGCAATTCGAGAGCCCTACTCCAAGCGGTTGCGGTCGAATTGGAGGCGCAACTGGCTACCTTGCCGCGGCGGGAGATCGCGGCCGAGGCACTGAATCGTTGGGGCGCGTTGGTGAAAGTGGATCGCCTGGAGGATGCCATCCAGTTGCTCAACCGCGTCGCACCTGAGCACGTGGAAGTCCTGGCGGACGAGCCGGAGCGATTTTTGCCGGATATCCAATTTGCCGGAGCCGTATTCCTCGGGGGGTACACGCCGGAACCGGTGGGCGATTATTACGCTGGGTCAAACCACGTGTTGCCCACGCACGGCAGCGCGAGGTACGCGAGTGGGCTCGGTGTGCACGACTTTTTGCGGCGGATGAGCGTCGTGGCGTACTCGGCTGATACGCTTCGGGCCCACACGGATCACATTGTGACACTCGCTAGGGCGGAATCGCTCGAAGCGCACGCACGAGCTGTACTGGTGCGAAGGGAGGCGGACAACCGTGGCTGA
- the hisIE gene encoding bifunctional phosphoribosyl-AMP cyclohydrolase/phosphoribosyl-ATP diphosphatase HisIE: MDIPMTKETVDLSLVRYDSTTGLVPVVVQDAETGQVLMVAYANREALKRTLATQQAWFWSRSRQSYWHKGATSGNVQHIVDVRMDCDGDTVLYLVRPDGPACHTGETSCFYRSVSHNETEPVAVDVHSEGNAALESAREAGDRTRITTLHEVGERSAEDDSSRLLESADFETLVRLWQVIDSRFRERPEGSYTTYLFAHGTEKIGKKVGEEAVEVALASLRSELTGEPGTVASESADLLYHLLALWRAVGVQPQDVLQALADRS, from the coding sequence ATGGACATACCAATGACGAAGGAAACGGTCGATCTATCACTGGTACGCTACGATTCAACGACGGGACTTGTCCCCGTTGTCGTTCAAGACGCGGAGACGGGTCAGGTGTTGATGGTCGCGTACGCCAATCGAGAGGCCCTAAAGCGGACACTGGCGACGCAGCAGGCGTGGTTTTGGAGCAGGTCCCGTCAGTCGTATTGGCACAAAGGTGCTACGTCTGGGAACGTTCAGCACATCGTGGATGTGCGCATGGACTGCGATGGGGATACGGTGCTTTATCTCGTCCGCCCGGATGGCCCCGCCTGCCACACGGGCGAAACGAGCTGCTTTTATCGCAGTGTCTCGCACAACGAAACGGAGCCCGTCGCAGTAGATGTGCACAGCGAAGGCAATGCCGCTTTGGAGTCGGCTCGCGAGGCTGGCGACAGGACACGGATAACAACTCTGCATGAGGTAGGGGAACGTTCTGCAGAAGATGATAGCTCAAGACTTTTGGAATCTGCGGACTTCGAGACGTTGGTTCGCCTCTGGCAGGTGATTGACAGCCGGTTTCGAGAGCGCCCGGAAGGCTCATATACGACGTACTTATTCGCGCATGGTACGGAGAAGATCGGCAAGAAAGTCGGTGAAGAAGCGGTTGAAGTGGCGCTTGCCTCGCTTCGATCCGAATTGACCGGCGAGCCAGGGACAGTCGCCAGTGAGTCCGCCGATTTGCTCTATCATTTGCTCGCATTGTGGCGTGCGGTCGGCGTGCAGCCACAAGATGTGTTGCAAGCGTTGGCCGATAGAAGTTGA